One Geotrypetes seraphini chromosome 15, aGeoSer1.1, whole genome shotgun sequence genomic window carries:
- the LOC117349233 gene encoding phospholipase A2 homolog otoconin-22-like has product MTNRLFFGLLLAGVVAIVAGTTAQFDEMIRLTTFSYSLANFTNYGCHCGPNTQGMVLDPIDRCCHEHDCCYNEAIMRGCNPITQTYRFYATEEKIKCIKSRNRCEKLVCECDEETADCFRKRIENYNLHFLNFTATPACRGPRPFC; this is encoded by the exons ATGACGAATCGCCTCTTCTTTGGGTTACTTCTAGCAGGTG tGGTAGCCATTGTGGCCGGCACAACTGCACAGTTTGACGAGATGATCCGGCTGACCACTTTCTCTTACAGCCTGGCTAACTTCACCAATTATGGCTGCCACTGTGGACCCAACACACAGGGCATGGTGCTGGATCCCATAGACAG GTGCTGCCATGAGCATGACTGCTGCTATAATGAGGCAATAATGAGGGGCTGTAACCCCATCACCCAGACCTACCGATTCTATGCAACTGAGGAGAAGATCAAGTGTA TTAAATCGAGGAACAGGTGTGAGAAGCTGGTATGTGAGTGTGACGAGGAGACCGCCGACTGCTTCCGGAAGCGCATTGAGAACTACAATCTGCATTTTCTCAACTTCACGGCCACACCAGCCTGTAGGGGACCCAGGCCCTTCTGCTGA